The Nitrospira sp. sequence AGGCCGATGAAGCGGCCTGGAACAAAGCCACGCAAGCAGCCAAGGCCGGCTGTCCAATTTCTCGGCTGCTCAATACAACCATCACGATGGATGCCAAGTTGGAACGTTGAGCATCGTGACCGCCCGCTCTGATTCCGATGTGTTGGCGTTCCTGTTCGACCTCGATGGAACGCTGGTGGACAGTGTGTATCAGCACGTGTTGGCCTGGAGAGAAGCCACACAGGCAGTCGGGATCGAATTACCCGTATGGCGCATCCATCGCCAGATCGGGATGAGCGGCGGGCTGATGCTCCATGCCTTGCTCCGTGAAACCGGCCGGCCTGTCTCACAAGAGGACGCGCAGCAGATCCAGCTGGTTCACCGGGAAGCTTTTGCCAGGCAAGCCGCGTCCCTTCGTGTCTTGCCCGGAACGCATGATCTCCTCGCAACGCTGACCCGCCATCGAGTTCCGCATGCCATAGCCACGAGCGGCCGCCTCGAGAACGCTCGCCACGCCCTTCGCCTCCTGAATCTTTCCGATGATGTGCCGGTGATCACGAGAGACGATGTCCGGTTCGCGAAACCCGATCCCGATCTTTTTCTTACGGCAGGGGAGCGGCTGCATGTACCGATGAGTCGGTGTATCATTGTGGGTGACAGCGTCTGGGATTTATTGGCCGCGCGACGCGCGTCTGCGTTGTCGGTGGGCCTTCTGTCGGGAGGATATGGCGAAGATGAGCTGGAGCGGGCTGGTGCGTACCGCGTGTATCAGGACCCAGCCGATCTCCTCAAGCATCTCGATGAGATCGGTCTCCGGTTGGCATCTGAGAAGCTATAAGCGTATAACGATCCGGCAGAGCCGTTGGAACCTGGACGGACAGCGGAGCCATCCTTGATGGGCAAGGAAGCGCGGGGTGACAACGAGACATCGCATCACGCACCGACTTCTTCATCGTTGACACGGCGTCAGCTGCTGGTCGGTGGCGCGTCGTTCCTGGCGATCAACGCGTCGTCGTCGCTATCCGGCGCCCAAGCTGACGAGCGAAGTGAAGCGATCGATCCCATGCGCGTGCCGGGAGTCGTACCTCGCCCCTATGGGGAGCGTTCGCCTTTCGAAAGACAGACACGATCGATCACCGCTACCTCATCGACCACTCCGCTCCAAGACTTGCAAGGAATCATCACCCCTTCCTCCCTCCACTTTGAACGGCACCATAACGGTGTACCCGCGATCGACCCGGCCCGCCATCGTTTGCTGATACATGGTCTGGTGGATCGTCCCATGATCTTCACCATGGAGGAGTTCATGCGCTTCCCGTCCGCGTCGCGCATAGCCTTCGTGGAATGTTCGGGAAACAGTCGGGACGGGTGGGACGAGGCGCAAGATGCAACCGCGCAGGCCCTGCATGGTCTCACCAGCACCAGCGAATGGACCGGTGTCAAACTCGTTACATTGCTGGAAGCGGCGCGCGCGCAGCCGGAAGCAACTTGGATGTTGGCTGAGGGGGGCGATGCGGCTGCATTGGCGCGCAGTGTGCCGCTCACAGACGATGTCCTGAACGAAGCGATTGTCTGCTATGGCCAGAACGGCGAAGCCTTGAGGCCGGAACAGGGATATCCCCTGCGGTTGCTCTTGCCCGGCTTCGAGGGCAACATTAACGTGAAATGGCTAAGACGATTGAAGCTGGCAACGGCCCCATTCATGACGAGATGGGAGACGGCGAAATACACGGATCTGATGCCGGATGGGAAAGCCTATCAATTCACCCTCTTTATGGACGCGAAGTCCGTGATCACGAAACCTTCCGGACAGCAACAACTTCACCCGGGCTTCCACGAAATCCAGGGACTGGCCTGGAGCGGGCGAGGATGCATCACGACAGTCGAGGTCAGTGTTGACGCAGGTAGGACCTGGCGAGCGGCACGACTACAAGAACCGGTGTTACCCAAGTGTCATACCCGCTTTCGTCTGCCATGGAGATGGGACGGTCAAGAGACCATTATTCAGAGTCGCTGTACCGACGACACGGGATATCATCAGCCCACCCGCGAATCGCTCATCAAGGTCCGTGGAATCCAGTCGAGCTACCATTACAACGGAATTCAGAGCTGGAAGGTCGAACGGAGCGGGGCAGTGAAGAACGTCTATGCATAAATCTCTGCCGGTCTTTTCTGCCGTCTTCATGGGTTTCGCGTTCTTAATCACACCGGCGGTCTGGTCGGCTGACCAAGAAGAGGCGCCGCTTGGATTGGGTCGCTCCGCGACGGACAAGGACATCCAGCCATGGAATATCGATATTTCGCCGGACGGACAAGGCTTGCCCCCGGGACAGGGCTCAGTCAAACAGGGAGCGCAGATCTATGCGATGAAATGCGCCGGTTGCCACGGTCCGACGGGAAGAGAGGGACCACATGATACGTTGGTCGGTGGCCACGGAAGTTTGCAGACCGCCAAGCCCCGCAAGACCATCGGCAGCTATTGGCCCTATGCGACAACGGTCTACGACTATCTCCGTCGTGCGATGCCGTTCACCGCGCCGCAATCACTGACTCCTGATGAACTCTATGCGCTCGTCGCCTGGCTCCTGCACCAAAACGGGATTGTCGGTGAGGATTCGATCCTCGACGCCCGCAATCTTCCAAGAATCGACATGCCGAACCGAAACGGGTTCATTCCCGATCCTAGCCGGATGTGCCCTAAATCAGGCCAGACTCGTTGACGCACATGTATCTGCACATGCAATGTGTCAAAAGACTCAGACGTCGATGGCTCGTCAGTATGGCGAGGCTCCCCATGATGTATCCGTGTGTTTCCATGACAGCGGCGGTCACGGCCGATTCCACTGGATCTTAACAGTGTCATCCATGCCACGACTCAAGAACAAAGTCGCCATCGTCACGGGGAGTAGCAGCGGAATTGGAAAGGCGATTGCCCTGCGGTTCGGTCAGGAGGGAGCAAAGGTGGTCGTCGCCGCAAGACGGTTCTCATTGTGTGAGCAGACCGTTTCGCACATCCGGAAGCAGGGTGGGGAAGCATGGCCGATCCAGACTGATGTGGCCGATGAGCAACAGGTCGAGCGATTGATGGCCGACACGGTGACCCGTTACGGCCGGATCGATATTCTCGTCAACAATGCCGGTATCGGAGGGGGGAGTCGCTTAGCTGAGACGAGTACCCAGGCATTCGATATGGTCATGAACGTCAACCTACGAGGCACATTTTTTTGCTGTCGAGCGGGCTTCCGCCACATGAAGCAGCAGGGCGGCGGTGTCATTATCAACATGTCGAGTGTGGCCGGAGTGCAAGCGTGGGAAGGCACGGGGACCTACAGCGCTTCAAAACATGGGATCATGGCGCTCACCAAATCATTGGCCGACGAAGGTCGTGCCCACCACATCAAAGTCAGCGCCATCTGTCCCGGGGCCGTGGCGGACGAGTTGGTGAACGCGTCTCCTGAGGACATCGAGTGCAGCGAAAAGATCGATCCATTCGACGTCGCGGAAGCGGCGGTCTATCTCTCAACGCTCGGCAAATATGCAGTGATTCACCAGATTATCATCGATCGGTGGGGAGCTGAATGGTAATGCGCCTGGTTCAGTGGCGGTAGCTGTGGGCCCACGCTTGCGCGATGAGCCCGTCAAGAGAGCGGTAGGTACGAATCGTATTCGTCAGGCCGTTACAAATATACTTTCTTAGCGTCATCTTTTCGTCGGCGGAGATTCGTTCCGATACGAGTGCGTTCACTCTCGTAGCCGACAGCGGTGAAATAGAGGGCACGATCGAAGAATTGATTGAGGAGATGCATCAGTTCCAGCTCTCCATGTAGTTCCATGGCGCTTTCGGACAACCCTTCCCGCTGGACAAAGGCGCACATGTGCTCCTTGGTGGCGGTGATGGCCCAGAGAAAGTGGCTGTAGGCCACGCCTTGTCCCGCACGCCGCGCGCCCAGCTCCGTATAGCGCCGTTCGATTTCGGCCTCGGTCATGTCCATCAACCAGTTGTTCAGGTTCTGATAGATTTCACGAGTCCGGGCTCGGAGTTCGTCCGGCGGGACTTTGTGGAGATCGCTGCAGCGAGGAGAGTTCCAGACCTTTTCACTGAGCTCACGGGAAAGCTGTTCAGAGTTCTTCTCGATGAGCCGCACCAACCGGCCAGCCATCATAGCGCACCTCCATACATACAAAAGGTTATGTAACGGAATGCATGCTCCCCATAGTGGGCAAACGTTACCCGATTGGTGGCCTTAACGTCAATGACACGTTTGTCGGGGCGGCGGTGCCGGAAGTGCCATATCACCATTGAAACTCAGCGCTGAGGGAAGCGCCGGCTTCGGTTTCAATGAGTAGGCCGACACAGATGCAAAAGGCTCCGTTCCGCATATTGAGAGGGATGCACCCGTCACCTTGAACTTGCTCCATCCATTTGTTATTCTTCGCCGACTCTTCGTCGTCAACGTATCCATTTCATATCACATACGATTCTAAGGAGCATACACATGGCCGGCATCAAGCGGGCGCTGATCAGCGTTTCGGATAAGACCGGAGTCATCGACCTGGCCAAGGCACTTGAAGCGCTTGGCGCGGAGATTTTGTCCACCGGGGGTACGGCGAAAGCGCTGCGCGACGCCGGAGTCAAGGTGACGGATGTCGCCGCCTATACCGGTTCTCCAGAAATTCTTGATGGCCGGGTCAAGACATTACATCCAAAGATTCATGGAGGCTTGCTGGGCCGGCGCTCGCTCCCGGCGCATATCGAGCAGATGACCCAACATGGAATCGGCCCCATCGATGTCGTCGTCGTGAATCTCTACCCCTTTGAAGCAACGATTGCCAAACCTGATTGCCGCTTCGAGGATGCCATCGAAAACATCGACATCGGCGGACCTTCGATGTTGCGATCCGCGGCCAAGAACCATGAGGATGTGCTGGTGGTCGTCGATCCGTCGGATTATTCGCGAGTGTTGGATGCCGTAAAAGGGAATATGGTTACACAGGCGCTTCGCCAAGAGCTGGCGATGAAGGTCTTTCAACACACGGCGCGTTATGACGGACTGATCGCCGGATATTTGGAGAAACAGGTCCGGAGCGGAGAGGTCAAGTTCCCGAAAGTGTTGTCGCTGCAGTTCGAATTGGCGGAGACGCTGCGTTACGGAGAGAACCCTCACCAGCAAGGCGCCTTCTACCGTGAGTTGACGGGCAAAGAACCATCGGTCTCGCGAGGCGAGATTCTGCATGGGAAAGCGATGTCCTACAATAACTTTCTCGACGCCAACTCCGCGCTCGAGTTGGTCAAGGAGTATGACGAGACGGCCGTTGCCATCATCAAGCACAACAATCCGTGCGGCGCGGCGCTCGGGACAACGCCGGTGGAAGCCTACGTCAAGGCGAGGGAAACCGATCCGGTATCGGCCTTCGGCGGTGTGATTGCGTTCAACCGGCAGGTCGATCTGGCGGCGGCAAAGGAAATTACCTCCACGTTTGTTGAGGTCGTCATTGCCCCCGGGTTTGCCGAAGATGCGTTGGCTGAACTCAAGCGAAAAAAGGACCTACGCCTGTTGGACGTGGGATCCTTGACGAAGGTGAAACAGGAAGGGTTCGACCTGAAGAAGCTTGTCGGAGGACTGATCGTGCAAGATCGCGACCTCGGTGTCCTGACCGACCTTCGCGCGCTAGCCGTGCCGACGATTCGGAAACCCACGGATGAAGAATATGCCGCCTGTGCGTTTGCCTGGAAGGTCTGCAAACACGTCAAGTCCAACGCCATCATCTATGCCAAGCCGGGCCAGACCGTTGGAATCGGAGCGGGACAGATGAGCCGGGTGGATTCCGTGAAGCTGGCGGCGATGAAAGCGCAAATGCCGGTGAAGGGGTGTGTCATGGCCTCGGACGCATTCTTTCCGTTCCGTGACGGTCTTGACGCCGCTGCAGAAGTCGGCATTACGGCCGTGATTCAACCCGGCGGGTCAATCAGAGACGCCGAAGTGGTGAAGGCTGCCGATGAGCATGGAATGGCGATGATTCTGACGGGGATGCGCCATTTCCGCCATTGATCGGATGCTGAAACAGGTCTCTCGCGGCGTTCTCGGTCGTTCGTCCACCTCACCGTACACGAAACGTACGCCTCGGTGTCCGAGCTTCCTGCAGCCTTGCGACAGACCCTTTTGATCTGCCGCAAACAGTAGTCGAAGATCCAGATCCTTTGCAGATAACCCACGGAATTGTCGGCTTGTCATAATTCCACATGAAGATTCTTGTAGTCGGCAGCGGAGGGCGCGAGCACGCGATCGTATGGAAGCTTGCGCAGAGTCCGCGAAAGCCTATCCTCTATTGCGCCCCAGGCAACGCGGGTATTGCCTCATTAGCGACCTGCGTTCCCCTTAAGTCGGATGACATTGCCGGACTGAAAGACTTCGCACTTCACGAGCACATCGATCTGACGGTGGTCGGACCTGAAGTGCCGCTTGCGCTGGGCATGACCGACACCTTCCGCAAAGCCAAGCTCAGGATTTTCGGGCCGACCAGGAACGCGGCGCGCTTGGAGGCCAGCAAGATCTTTTCCAAAGATGTCATGGCGCAAGCCAAGATCCGAACGGCACGGGCCAAGAGTTTTGAGAAGGTCGCAGACGCGATGGCTTATGTCGACCAGCACGAATTGCCGGTCGTGATCAAGGCAGACGGGTTGGCTCAAGGGAAAGGGGTCATCATCGCGACGACCCACGAACAGGCTCGGCATGCGATCGTGGATTCGATGGAAAAGGCCGTCTTCGGCCAAGCCGGGAAGAACGTGCTGATCGAACAGTTTCTCGACGGGGAAGAACTGACGATCATGGCGTTTACGGACGGCAAGACGGTGGTGCCGATGCCGCCTGCGCAGGATCATAAGCGGGTCGGTGATGGCGATACCGGCTTGAACACCGGTGGTATGGGCGCATACTGCCCTGCGCCGCTTGGAACTGCCGAACTTCAAGATCGTGTTACTCGCGAAGTCTTGCAGCCGATGGTGGATGCCATGGCGCGTCTCGGTTCACCATTCCAGGGGGTTCTCTATGCGGGACTCATGGTGGTCAAGGGAACACCGTACGTGCTGGAATTCAATGCTCGTATGGGCGATCCGGAAACACAGGTGGTGCTGCCCCTGCTTAAAACGGATCTCCTCGAGGTCATCGAGGCTGTGGTCGAACATCGTCTTGACCAGCTCACGGTTGATTGGCATCCGGATGCGGCTGTCTGTGTCGTGATGGCGGCCGGAGGATATCCCGGCTCTTACCGACAAGGCACCCCAATCAGCGGCCTATCGTCGGCGGCTTCTTCGGAAAACTCTATGGTTTTTCATGCGGGAACAGCTCGACAAGAAAACGACATCGTAGCGACTGGAGGCCGTGTGCTCGGCGTTCTCGGTCGGGGATTGACCTTATCCGAAGCGCAACGCAATGCCTATCGAGTCGTCGGAACGATCTCCTTCGAAGGATGCCACTTTCGCACGGACATCGCGTACCGTGCGCTCAAGGCCTAGAACGGGTACCGTCAGCCATCTCAGCGAACCAGGATACTAAATAGGTCGATCGCACTTGAAGGCGCGTCCGTGTTACCGGTGTTGTGCAATCTCAAGAGCGAAGTGTAGATCCAAACAGCCTGAGCCGATCTTCTTCGATGAGAATTCAGCCTGATCTGCTAGAATGCCTTCACTCGACAGCCATCGGAGAACATGTTAGAGACAAGGCAGGAATTTCGTGAATCCGTCATGCGTGTCGACGACTTCCAATAAACAATGAAAAGGGGAACTGAGAATATGGTGATAAGCAGTCATCCGATGAAGGTCCTCGGCACGGTCTGCGGTCTCGGCCTGATGCTGAGCCTGGTGGGATGCGACTATTGGCCCCCGGCGTTGCAGGCCCAGATCGAACAGTTGCGCTCTGAAATACAAACGCTCACGATGGAGAAAACGCAGCTTCAGGCGCAGGTCTCCGACTTTTCGAAAACCAGGCAGGAACTCCAGGGGCAGGTGGACGAACTAAGCCGGATGAATCGAGAGAAAATGTCCATGATCACCGGTCTGCAAAACCAGTTGGACGCAACGCGTGCGAGAGCATTGAAGGCGATGTCTCCTAAAACACCGACTCACAAGGCGACGGCAAAATCCACTGCGAAGCCGGCCGCCAAATCGGCAACCAAAACCACTCCAAAAACGACGGTCACCAAGAAACCAGCCTCGAAAACTGCCGGGGTCCGATAGCCCGCTCGCCGAACGCCTTACGAAGAGGAGGAGGGTGTCGTGCCTGAGGCACTTGTCGATGAACCGGTTGATGCCGGTGCCGGCGCCGCTGCAGGGGCGGGAGATGCGGCGGTCGAGGGAGTCGCCGCTGCAGATTCCTTCTTCTCTCCCGTGCTCGTTCCACCGGTTTCCCCACCGGCGCTCGATGGGGGCTTGAGTTTATCCGAATAGTCGGTGACGTACCACCCACTCCCCTTAAACATGATCCCGGACGAAGAAATGAGTCGTCTGATCGCTTTTCCACACCGTTCACATGTCGAGAGCGGATCGTCCTTGATGCTTTGTTTCACTTCAAAGCGATACGAGCAGCTGTCACACTGATATTCATAGATCGGCACTTGTTCCCCCTAACTCTTTCCCATTCTTGGGACGAGCCGGCGCGGCTCACACGAGCTTGGCAAACGCCTGTCCGAGGCGTTCCAGCCCTCTGGTAATATTCGTCATACTGGTGGCATAGGAAAGCCGGAGATGCTCTTGGCTTCCAAACGGTTCGCCCGGCACAACCGCAATGCGGGCTTCGTTCAACAGGAAATGGGCCACGTCATTCGGTGTCTTCAGCATACCCGAGGGGCTCCGTTTTCCCAACAAGCCCTTGATATTGGGAAACGCGTAGAATGCTCCGCGTGGCATCCGGCAGGCTACGCCGGGGATCTTGTTTAGTCCGTCGACGATTGTGTTCCGGCGATGGGAAAATTCTTCCACCATCTTCACCGTGAACGGCTCCCCAAGGCGCAAAGCGGCGACTGCGGCTTTCTGTGAAATGGAGCAAGGATTGGACGTGCTCTGACTTTGAATATTGGCCATCGCAGTAATCAGGTCCTTCGGGCCGGCCGCGTAACCGATCCTCCACCCCGTCATGGCGTAGGCTTTTGAGACTCCGTTGATGATGACTGTTCGTGCCGCAATCTCCGGCCCGAGCGAAGCGATGCTGATGTGCGTGGTCCCATCGTAGAGAATCTTTTCATAAATCTCGTCGGAGATCACGATCAGATCATGCCGGACCGCCACCGAGGCGATCAGCTCGAGCGTCGCTCGATCATAGGTCGCTCCGGTCGGGTTGCACGGGCTGTTGACGATGATGGCCTTGGTTCGTGGAGTAATGAGTCGTTCCAACTCGGCAGCATGGACTGCGTAACCGTCTTCCTCCTTTGTCGAGAGCAGGATCGGGGTTGCGTCGTTCAAGAGCGCTTGATCCAAATAGGAAACCCAATAGGGGATCGGAATGATGATTTCGTCACCGGCCTCGAGTAAGGCTTCGGCCAGATTGTACAGCGAGTGCTTCGCACCACAGGAGACCAGGATTTGAGATTTCTCATACCGAAGCCCGAGTTCAACCTGAAGCTTGTCGACAATCGCTCCACGCAGCTCATCGATCCCTGACGCAGGCGTGTATTTGGTAAATCCCGCGCGAATGGCCGCTTCCGCCGCAGCCTTGACCGGTTCCGGTGTGTCGAAATCCGGCTCTCCAGCGGAAAAGTCGACGACATCCAGTCCCTGTGCGGCCATGGCCTTGGCGGTTGCAGCCATGGCGAGCGTCGGGGAGGGCGCGATGCGGCTGACACGAGCGGCGAGTTTCATGACTTCAGACTCCGGATACGATCTTGTAATCGGCGAGCCACTTCTGGGTGGAGAAACTCGGTCAAATTTCCACCGTGGTGCGCCACATCCTTGATGATCGTCGAAGACAGATACGAATATTCCTCGCTGGGCATCAAGAACACCGTCTCCACGTTCTTGGCAAGTTTTCGGTTGACCAGAGCCATCTGAAACTCGTGTTCAAAGTCTGAAATAGCGCGCAACCCACGGATAATGGCGTGCGCACCTGACCGCTCGACATAATCGACCAGCAATCCCTCGAATGCTGTGACATCGACTTGATGAAACTCTTTCATGACCAGTGTCACCATATCAAGACGCTCCGGCAAATTGAAGAGCGGATGTTTGGAGGGATTCGGCGCTACGGCCACGACCACTTTGTCGAACACACGAAGGCTACGGGTAATGATATCGGTATGACCATGAGTGATGGGATCAAATGTGCCGGGGTATATGCCGATTTTCATGGCTGTTGTGTACGAGGACAGGAATAGAGCGATATAGTGGTGTCACCGTAACGGTATTGCCGCAACAACTGAGTGTGCCCTAATGACATGGGGAATGTGGTCTTTGCGGCATGCTCGATGACCAGCCAAGCGTCAGCGGCGAACAGGTGATCGGTCCTTGGCTCCTGGAATAACGAGAGAAGTTCGTGTGACTGGGCGTAGGGTGGGTCGGCAAAGACGATATCATAAGGACCATTCCACTGATCGGGGCGGCTGAGAAACTGTTCGACCTTTTGGGCCTTAACCTCTAATTGCTGACCGATATGACAGAGCTTTACATTCTGCTGCAGAAGTTTCAAGACCTCCCTGTTCCATTCGACGGAGGTCACATGTTCAGCTCCGCGGCTGATGGCTTCGATCCCGACGGCCCCTGTCCCGGCGTACAGGTCTAAAAACCGACAATTCGTCAGCCGATTACCGAGAATCGAAAACAGAGCTTCTCGAACCCGGTCGGAGGTTGGCCGAAGAGCGAGTTCTCGCGGCCCATGGAGTCGCCGGCCTCGGTGGGTACCTGCGATGACACGCATACGAGACAGCATCGTCGTGCAAGGCCAGACTCTAACATAGCGTTTTTGCTATGGTCAAGAAATGCAACTGCGAGGGGAAGCACGTAGGCACGTGAGGAGGGGAGAGGAGATGAACCGCGAGCGACCTAGTAAAAGATCTTCAGTTCTTTTTTGACCGTCCTCCCGGAGAAGACTATAATGTGATCGTCGGTCTCGCACTCGAATGGAGCGCGCATGATCACCAGACAGTCCCGACGTAACCCTGACGGGCTCGGTTTCCGAGCCCGATCCATTGAAACTCACCGAGTGGCAACTGTCTGGGATTCTTTGGCAGCAAGGCTCTTTCTGCGGTTGTTGGAGATGGTGCGGTCGATAATCGCGCCACAATTGATGCATTTCCATGCGTAGAAGACGAGAAAGAAATCCGAGAAGCGCTCCAACATCATCATTCCCTTACACTTCGGACATTCCATTGCTCCCTCCCAGGGTGGCTACGTTCACAGCTGTTGGCGAAGGAAAGCAAGAGCTGCACCAATTTGTCATATGTCAGTATTTCAATAAGTTATGAATTACGTATTTGCCTTAGGCGGGTAATTCTTTCGTATTTGCTAGTACAAAAGAGTCCGGCCCGTCAATTTTTTGTCACCTGATGGGAATCATGGCGCCTAAAGGTCCGGGGAAGGGCATCGCGTACTGGCCCAAGACCGAGCGTCCTCGCGAGCGTCTCCTTGCGAAGGGCTCTGAGGCTCTTTCTGATGCCCATCTTCTCGCGATTCTGCTCAGAACCGGACGACGCGACTCTTCCGCGGTCCAAGTCGCGATCGAACTCCTTGACCGAATGGGAGGGCTTGGAGGATTGGCGGTGTGCGGCGTCGAAGAACTCTGTGCCGTCCCAGGCGTCGGTCCTGCAAAGGCCGCTCAACTCAGAGCTGCTCTGGAGTTGGGGAGACGTTCCCTCGCCGTTCCACTCTCGACCGGCACACGTATTTCCTCGAGCGCCGATCTTTTCAAACATTTCCATCCGGCGCTCCGGGATCTGAAACATGAAATCTTCAAAGTGGTGTTGCTCGACGCTAAAAATACCGTGGTCAAAGAGACTACCGTTTCTGAAGGAAGTCTGACGCTCAGCATCGTGCATCCACGCGAAGTCTTCGCCCTTGCCGTACGTGAATCGGCGGCTGCCGTCATCTTCCTTCACAACCATCCGAGCGGAGATCCTACTCCAAGCCAGGAGGATCGCCGATTGACCGAACGGTTGGTGGCCGCCGGCCACCTTCTAGGGATTCGTGTGTTGGACCATGTCATCGTCGGAGATGGCCGATATGTGAGTTTTGCCGATGAGGGATGGTTGACGGGGCAGCGCGACACCGACGACCGGTAAGGTGATATGCGCAATAATCCGGCATCCGAAATGTGAGGACAGGATGGTCTAAATCGCCATATTCAACCAAGGAGGGCATGCCATGGAAGCAGCCCGTGTGGAGCCCGTCAGAAATGTCGCGATCGTATCCAGCGCCGGTGCGGGCAAGACCTCTCTCAGCGAGGCCTTACTGTATGTCGGTGGAGTGATTCCTACGCTCGGTTCTGTAACGCAGGGGACCACCGTTTCGGACTTCGAGCCGGAAGAAATTCGTCATCGCAATTCGACCAGCACCAGCCTCCTCCAGTTCACGTGGAATCAAACCCATATCAATCTGATCGACCCACCAGGCGCGCTCGCGCTTCTTGGTGAACCCCTTGCCGCCTTACGAGCCATCGATGGGGTCATCCTTGTGGTAAGTGGAAGTATTGGGGTGAGGACAGAACTGGCGCGGCTTTGGACGAGAATCAAAGAGCTGGATCTCCCATGTCTTCTATTTGTCAATGGCCTGGACAAAGAGGGTTCATTGTTCGAGAGCGCTCTTGAGACCTGTCGCAAACAATTCGATTGTGCTCTGATCCCTTTGACGATACCGGTCAGGCAGGGGATGAATATGGATGGCGTGATTGACGTGCGATACGAGAAAGTTATCCGTTCTGGACCCGCCTCGCCCAAGATTGATCAGCTACCGATTCCAAGTGATTTTGATGGTATGTTCAGGGAAGCACACAAGCAGCTCGTGGAGGCGGTTGCAGAGACCGGAGACGCCCTACTGGAGACCTATCTCACCCAGGGTGATTTGAACCAAGAAGACCTTCTCCAGGGACTCAGACGCGATATTCACACGAGACAATTCCTTCCGGTGTATTGCGGATCTGCCGCTCAAAACGTGGGGGTGTGGTCGCTGCTCGACGCAATCGTTGCCGTATTACCTTCACCCAGCGAGCGTGGTGTGGACCATCCATGGCACGGCATCCAAGCGGAGACCGGCGAAGCCTGCGAGCGGAAGGGGAGCGGAGAAGAGCCGTTTTCTGCCTATGTGTTCAAGACCCTCATCGATCCTTTCGTGGGCCGGCTGTCCTATTGCCGTGTGCTATCGGGAACCGTCCAAGCGGACGCGACGGTGCTGAATGCGTCAAAACATGTGCGGGAAAAACTCGGCCATTTCTATAGGGTGCTGGGCAAACGTCACGTGGCCGTCGATTCAGCCAAGGCCGGGGACATCGTTGCCATCGGAAAACTCAAAGATACGCACACCGGTGACACGCTCTGTCACGAACATGACCCCATCTGCTATCCAGGGCTGAGTTTGCCGAAACCGATCTTGTCCTTCGCCATTGAAGCCAAATCGAAGGCGGAGATCGATAAGGTCAGTCTCGGCTTGCATAAACTCATCGAGGAAGATCCCACGCTGGAGTTCGCGCGCAATGCCGAGACCAAGGAGATGGTGCTCAGTGGTATGGGGCAGTTCCACATCGATTTGGCCCTCGAGAAACTCCACCGCAAATTCGGCGCCGACGTGACCTTGCACACACCGAAGATCCCTTACAGGGAGACGCTCAAGACAAAATCACAAGCACAAGGCAAATACAAGAAACAAACCGGCG is a genomic window containing:
- a CDS encoding elongation factor G, with product MEAARVEPVRNVAIVSSAGAGKTSLSEALLYVGGVIPTLGSVTQGTTVSDFEPEEIRHRNSTSTSLLQFTWNQTHINLIDPPGALALLGEPLAALRAIDGVILVVSGSIGVRTELARLWTRIKELDLPCLLFVNGLDKEGSLFESALETCRKQFDCALIPLTIPVRQGMNMDGVIDVRYEKVIRSGPASPKIDQLPIPSDFDGMFREAHKQLVEAVAETGDALLETYLTQGDLNQEDLLQGLRRDIHTRQFLPVYCGSAAQNVGVWSLLDAIVAVLPSPSERGVDHPWHGIQAETGEACERKGSGEEPFSAYVFKTLIDPFVGRLSYCRVLSGTVQADATVLNASKHVREKLGHFYRVLGKRHVAVDSAKAGDIVAIGKLKDTHTGDTLCHEHDPICYPGLSLPKPILSFAIEAKSKAEIDKVSLGLHKLIEEDPTLEFARNAETKEMVLSGMGQFHIDLALEKLHRKFGADVTLHTPKIPYRETLKTKSQAQGKYKKQTGGHGQYGDCWLEVTPLPRGNGFLFENRVIGGAIPRNFIPAVEKGVIEAMHGGPLSGFPVVDVQVTVYDGSYHVVDSSEMSFKIAGSMAFKKAMETAHPVLLEPVMTVEIDTPTDAVGAVMGDLNARRGRIVSVNAQDHVEQIKATVPLAELLRYATALNAMTGGRGSYVMEFAQYDEVPRELTAKIIERHKAEGQAVAAH